One Methanobacterium sp. genomic region harbors:
- a CDS encoding aspartate ammonia-lyase has translation MRLEKDSIGEKEIHDAVYYGIQTFRAIENFPVSGRHERPELIKAYILVKKAAAITNMELGTLDNVRGESIVKAADEIISGKLADQFPLDIFQAGAGTSFNMNINEVLANRALEILGKNRGEYDYLSPNDHVNQSQSSNDTFPTASHIAILFDADILNIALLNLASAFKHKGKEISSIPKSGRTHLMDAVSVTVGDEFIAYGSAIKRAAERIRERRNDLLEVAIGGTATGTGVNSPPSYREKVVEKLAELASLDLIPANDSFEALQSRSQMAAFSGALRELALELIRIANDLRLMGSGPTSGLNEIILPPVQPGSSIMPGKVNPVMAECLNMISFQIMGNDTTVSLAVQAGQLDLNVMTPVMTSNILESISMLNNYLPVFQSSCIEGIQVNEEQLQMVAGMNPILATLLSPKIGYLHAAELAEESMKTNQPIKDLVIAKGILSEEEANRLFDLETISKNRYQNI, from the coding sequence ATGCGCCTGGAAAAAGATTCAATAGGCGAAAAAGAGATCCATGATGCTGTATATTACGGTATTCAAACGTTTAGAGCCATAGAAAATTTTCCAGTTAGCGGCAGACATGAGCGTCCGGAACTAATTAAAGCATACATACTGGTAAAAAAAGCGGCTGCCATCACCAATATGGAACTTGGAACCCTCGATAACGTGCGGGGAGAATCCATTGTAAAAGCTGCAGATGAAATTATCAGTGGAAAACTTGCTGATCAGTTCCCACTTGATATTTTCCAGGCAGGGGCCGGTACATCATTCAATATGAACATTAATGAAGTGCTCGCAAACCGTGCACTTGAAATTTTAGGGAAAAATCGAGGAGAATATGATTATTTAAGCCCTAATGACCACGTTAATCAATCTCAGTCCAGTAATGACACTTTTCCCACAGCATCCCACATTGCCATTCTTTTTGATGCTGATATCCTCAACATAGCCCTGCTCAACCTTGCAAGTGCATTTAAACATAAAGGCAAAGAAATTTCATCTATTCCAAAATCGGGGCGGACACATCTTATGGATGCAGTATCTGTAACAGTTGGAGACGAATTTATTGCATACGGCAGTGCAATTAAACGGGCTGCAGAAAGGATCCGTGAACGCAGAAATGATCTCCTTGAAGTTGCAATAGGAGGCACTGCAACTGGAACTGGAGTGAATTCTCCACCATCTTACAGGGAGAAAGTAGTGGAAAAACTGGCTGAATTAGCCTCTCTTGATCTTATTCCTGCAAATGACAGTTTTGAAGCATTACAAAGCCGTTCCCAGATGGCGGCATTTTCAGGGGCGCTGCGAGAACTTGCCCTTGAACTGATTCGAATAGCAAATGACCTCCGCCTTATGGGATCAGGCCCTACATCAGGCTTAAATGAGATTATTTTACCACCTGTTCAGCCAGGATCATCTATTATGCCCGGAAAAGTTAATCCCGTTATGGCGGAATGTCTAAATATGATCTCATTCCAGATTATGGGGAATGATACAACAGTTTCACTTGCAGTTCAGGCAGGACAACTTGATCTGAATGTTATGACTCCTGTTATGACTTCTAATATACTTGAATCTATATCCATGCTTAATAATTACCTTCCAGTCTTCCAGTCCAGCTGCATTGAAGGTATCCAGGTCAATGAAGAACAGTTACAAATGGTTGCTGGAATGAACCCCATCCTTGCAACGCTCCTTTCACCCAAAATTGGATATTTACATGCTGCAGAACTTGCTGAAGAATCCATGAAAACAAATCAACCCATTAAGGATCTTGTAATTGCAAAGGGAATTCTCTCTGAAGAAGAAGCAAACAGGTTGTTTGATCTTGAAACCATATCAAAAAACCGTTATCAAAATATATAG